One part of the Lycium ferocissimum isolate CSIRO_LF1 chromosome 8, AGI_CSIRO_Lferr_CH_V1, whole genome shotgun sequence genome encodes these proteins:
- the LOC132067170 gene encoding diamine oxidase [copper-containing] 1, peroxisomal-like produces MASTQEKTTSRNASAPSAATEWTTAGGTVTDVSDRTARSANIKIAAAAAPSPLTAVIDSIDRPSPPNPPAVKGLPTLLRAQSHHPLDPLTAAEISVAVATVRAAGSTPEVRDSMRFVEAVLVEPDKNVVALADAYFFPPFQPSLLPRTKGGPVIPSKLPPRKAKLIVYNKKSNETSIWIVELSEVHAVTRGGHHRGKVISSKVVPDIQPPMDAVEYAECEAVVKDFPPFRDAMKKRGIDDMDLVMVDAWCAGYFSEADAPNRRLGKPLIFCRTESDCPMENGYARPVEGIHILVDMQNMVVIEFEDRKLVPLPPADPLRNYTPGETRGGVDRSDVKPLLISQPEGPSFRVSGHFVEWQKWNFRIGFTPKEGLVIYSVAYIDGSRGRRPVAHRLSFIEMVVPYGDPNEPHYRKNAFDAGEDGLGKNAHSLKKGCDCLGYIKYFDAHFTNFTGGVETIENCVCLHEEDNGILWKHQDWRTGLAEVRRSRRLTVSFICTVANYEYGFYWHFYQDGKIEAEVKLTGILSLGALLPGEVRKYGTTIAPGLYAPVHQHFFVARMDMAVDCKAGESHNQVVEVNAKIEPPGENNVHNNAFYAEERLLRTELEAMRDCNPLTARHWIVRNTRTVNRTGQLTGFKLVPGTNCLPLAGSEAKFLRRAAFLKHNLWVTPYSREEMFPGGEFPNQNPRVGEGLATWVQQNRSLEETQIVLWYVFGLIHVPRLEDWPVMPVEHIGFMLQPHGFFNCSPAVDVPPSTADSDIKENGGVMVKSCHDGGIMAKL; encoded by the exons ATGGCCTCAACTCAGGAAAAGACGACGTCACGAAATGCTTCCGCCCCTTCTGCAGCAACAGAATGGACTACTGCCGGTGGAACCGTAACTGATGTTTCTGATCGGACTGCCAGATCGGCGAACATCAAAATagctgctgctgctgctccGTCACCTTTGACGGCTGTGATCGACTCTATTGATCGTCCTTCTCCACCTAATCCGCCTGCCGTTAAAg GACTGCCTACCTTGTTGAGGGCTCAATCTCACCATCCCTTGGACCCCCTAACTGCTGCTGAAATCTCCGTGGCTGTGGCAACTGTCAGGGCAGCTGGAAGTACTCCTGAG GTGAGAGATAGCATGCGCTTTGTCGAGGCTGTTTTGGTGGAACCAGACAAGAATGTGGTTGCTTTAGCTGATGCATACTTCTTCCCTCCATTCCAACCATCTTTATTGCCGAGAACAAAAGGAGGGCCTGTAATTCCTAGCAAACTTCCTCCAAGGAAGGCTAAACTGATTGTTTATAACAAGAAATCCAATGAGACCAGCATATGGATTGTTGAGCTCTCAGAGGTTCATGCTGTCACTCGAGGAGGACACCACCGTGGAAAAGTCATTTCATCCAAGGTTGTGCCTGATATACAGCCTCCAATG GACGCTGTTGAATATGCTGAATGTGAAGCTGTGGTGAAGGATTTCCCTCCTTTTCGTGATGCAATGAAGAAGAGAGGAATCGATGATATGGATCTTGTGATGGTCGATGCCTG GTGTGCAGGTTATTTCAGTGAGGCTGATGCACCTAACCGCCGTCTAGGAAAACCTCTTATCTTTTGCAGAACTGAGAGCGACTGTCCAATGGAAAATGGCTATGCTCGGCCAGTTGAAGGAATTCATATACTGGTTGATATGCAGAATATGGTTGTGATAGAATTTGAAGATCGTAAACTGGTTCCATTACCTCCAGCTGATCCATTGAGAAATTACACTCCTGGTGAAACGAGGGGAGGGGTTGACCGAAGTGATGTTAAACCTCTTCTTATTAGTCAGCCTGAAGGTCCTAGCTTCCGTGTGAGTGGGCACTTTGTTGAATGGCAGAAG TGGAATTTTCGTATTGGTTTTACCCCCAAGGAGGGTCTGGTTATCTATTCTGTTGCATATATTGATGGTAGCAGAGGCCGTAGACCTGTTGCGCATAGGCTGAGCTTCATTGAAATGGTAGTCCCCTATGGGGATCCAAATGAGCCACATTACAGGAAAAATGCTTTTGATGCAGGGGAAGATGGGCTTGGTAAAAATGCACATTCCTTAAAGAAG GGTTGTGATTGCTTAGGCTATATTAAATATTTCGATGCACATTTTACAAACTTCACAGGCGGTGTTGAGACAATTGAAAATTGTGTCTGCTTACATGAGGAGGATAACGGAATCTTATGGAAGCATCAAGATTGGAGAACAGGTTTAGCTGAAGTACGACGTTCCCGAAGGCTGACAGTGTCTTTCATCTGTACTGTGGCAAACTATGAGTATGGATTTTACTGGCACTTTTATCAG GATGGGAAAATCGAGGCTGAGGTTAAGCTGACTGGAATTCTCAGCTTAGGTGCTCTTCTACCAGGGGAAGTTCGAAAGTATGGTACAACTATTGCACCTGGCTTGTATGCACCTGTACATCAGCACTTCTTTGTGGCTCGCATGGATATGGCTGTTGATTGCAAAGCTGGGGAATCACATAATCAG GTGGTTGAAGTAAATGCTAAAATTGAGCCACCAGGAGAAAATAATGTTCATAATAACGCGTTTTATGCTGAAGAGAGATTGCTTAGAACTGAACTGGAAGCAATGCGTGATTGTAATCCTCTAACTGCTCGGCATTGGATT GTCCGGAATACAAGAACAGTCAATCGCACGGGGCAGTTAACTGGTTTCAAGCTAGTACCAGGTACAAACTGTCTGCCACTAGCTGGCTCAGAGGCAAAGTTCTTGAGAAGAGCTGCTTTTTTAAAGCATAATCTTTGGGTCACTCCTTACTCTCGTGAAGAGATGTTTCCTGGAGGAGAATTTCCTAATCAAAATCCTCGTGTTGGTGAGGGATTGGCTACTTGGGTTCAGCAGAATCGATCCCTGGAAGAAACACAGATAGTTCTTTG GTATGTTTTTGGACTTATACATGTTCCCCGCCTAGAAGACTGGCCAGTCATGCCGGTGGAGCACATTGGTTTTATGCTCCAG CCTCATGGGTTCTTCAATTGCTCCCCAGCTGTTGATGTTCCTCCCAGCACAGCTGACTCGGATATTAAAGAAAACGGCGGGGTGATGGTGAAGTCTTGCCACGATGGTGGTATAATGGCTAAGCTTTGA